The proteins below are encoded in one region of Hordeum vulgare subsp. vulgare chromosome 3H, MorexV3_pseudomolecules_assembly, whole genome shotgun sequence:
- the LOC123443394 gene encoding ABC transporter F family member 4-like translates to MAAPPPVLTLAVEKGPRKGEVCQCSAGSVLRVGRVVKGNHFAVRDKGASQQHLSIEFLPPPAAGWVVSDLGSSNGSFLNDATLAPFVPTPLSHGNIIKIGESTVLAVSISSHLDLDAATAADPGSGRSSRYAAETAAVEEEKPPAATRRGTRKKAAVAVIPEVENEVPDAAVVVVEEEKPRRGGRRKVAAAVPPEKTEEGDKEAPVARRRGGRKKAAEPSEPEKEEAPLAPRLRGRKKATTAAESEKGDEEEEEALVVTRKEDTEPPELEKEEDVEAQMITRRGRRKNAPTVTLPPEPPKTGSRGGQGRFTRAASTKKAVLEDEEGEEEEEHEVAAPRDQPGNLSISTAVKDGEEEEEKGDTGDEEIEVAAKALEEEVPKGRASAQCAASDNEGDVERGVGEEEDDGNEGDGESGGGEEEDDGNGDLVGSTGEVGDGAKVEECAVRSSLETMTLREWFDRMEKYLPRMINEAANQAIAELEEQRKRVHEYISALSKSSDPS, encoded by the coding sequence ATGGCCGCTCCGCCGCCGGTGCTCACCCTGGCGGTGGAGAAGGGTCCGCGCAAGGGAGAGGTCTGCCAGTGCAGCGCGGGATCCGTGCTCCGTGTCGGGCGCGTCGTCAAAGGCAACCACTTCGCCGTGCGCGACAAGGGCGCGTCGCAGCAACACCTCTCCATCGAGTTCctcccgccgcccgccgccgggTGGGTCGTCTCCGATCTTGGATCCTCCAACGGATCCTTCCTCAACGACGCGACCCTCGCGCCCTTTGTTCCCACCCCTCTTTCACATGGGAACATTATCAAGATCGGCGAGTCCACCGTGCTCGCTGTGTCCATCTCCTCCCATTTGGATCTGGacgccgccaccgctgccgacccCGGATCTGGGCGCTCCTCGCGCTATGCGGCTGagacggcggcggtggaggaggagaagcccCCTGCGGCAACCCGCCGGGGCACACGGAAGAAGGCCGCGGTGGCGGTGATCCCCGAAGTGGAGAATGAAGTGCCGGATGCGGCGGTAGTGGTAGTGGAGGAGGAAAAGCCCCGCCGGGGCGGCCGTAGGAAGGTGGCTGCAGCGGTGCCCCCTGAAAAGACGGAAGAGGGGGACAAGGAGGCCCCGGTGGCGAGGCGCCGTGGTGGACGGAAGAAGGCCGCTGAACCCTCTGaaccggagaaggaggaggcgccGCTGGCACCGCGTCTTCGCGGGCGGAAGAAGGCCACAACAGCTGCTGAGTCGGAGAAaggagatgaggaggaggaggaagcccTGGTGGTGACGCGGAAGGAGGACACGGAGCCCCCTGAActggagaaggaagaagatgtGGAGGCCCAGATGATTACACGCCGTGGGAGGAGGAAGAATGCTCCGACAGTCACCCTTCCGCCAGAGCCTCCCAAGACGGGGTCCAGGGGTGGCCAGGGAAGGTTTACAAGAGCGGCTAGTACAAAGAAGGCCGTTCTAGAGGacgaggaaggagaggaagaggaggaacatGAGGTGGCTGCGCCAAGAGATCAGCCTGGCAATCTGTCGATTTCGACAGCAGTAAAggatggtgaggaggaggaggagaagggggataCTGGGGATGAAGAAATCGAGGTGGCTGCAAAGGCATTGGAGGAGGAAGTCCCCAAGGGGAGGGCTTCTGCTCAGTGCGCTGCTTCTGACAATGAGGGTGATGTGGAAAGGGGTGTTGGAGAAGAGGAAGATGATGGCAATGAGGGTGATGGGGAAAGCGGTGGTGGAGAAGAGGAAGATGATGGCAATGGGGATTTGGTTGGCAGTACAGGAGAGGTAGGAGATGGGGCGAAGGTGGAGGAATGTGCTGTTAGAAGCAGTCTTGAGACCATGACATTGCGGGAGTGGTTTGACCGGATGGAAAAGTACCTCCCAAGGATGATCAACGAGGCTGCTAATCAGGCGATCGCGGAGTTGGAGGAACAACGAAAGCGAGTGCATGAGTACATTTCGGCGCTCAGTAAGAGCtccgacccttcctga